One window of Triticum dicoccoides isolate Atlit2015 ecotype Zavitan chromosome 5A, WEW_v2.0, whole genome shotgun sequence genomic DNA carries:
- the LOC119298720 gene encoding carotenoid 9,10(9',10')-cleavage dioxygenase-like, whose amino-acid sequence MGEAVAAAEDTLKKGAVLVPAPQPSKGVASWAVDLLERLAVRLGHDKAKPLHWLSGNFAPVRDETPPAAGLPVRGHLPECLNGEFVRVGPNPKFVPVAGYHWFDGDGMIHAMRIKDGKATYVSRYVKTSRLKQEEYFGGAKFMKIGDLKGFFGLFMVQMQALRKKLKILDVTYGFGTANTALIYHHGKLLALSEADKPYVVKVLEDGDLQTLGLLDYDKRLKHSFTAHPKVDPFTDEMFTFGYSHEPPYCTYRVITKDGVMLDPVPITIPESVMMHDFAITENYSIFMDLPLLFRPKEMVKNGEFIYKFDPTKKGRFGILQRYEKDEKTIRWFELPNCFIFHNANAWEEGDEVVLITCRLENPDLDKVNGTQNEKLENFGNELYEMRFNMKTGAASQKQLSVAAVDFPRINESYTGRKQRYVYCTILDSIAKVTGVIKFDLHAEPESVKKQLEVGGNVMGIYDLGPGRFGSEAVFVPKEPGVSGEEDDGYLILFVHDENTGKSEVNVIDAKTMSPDPVAVVELPNRVPYGFHAFFVNEEQLVHQQAEV is encoded by the exons ATGGGGGAAGCGGTGGCCGCGGCGGAGGACACCCTGAAGAAGGGGGCGGTGCTGGTGCCGGCGCCGCAGCCGAGCAAGGGCGTGGCGTCCTGGGCGGTCGACCTGCTCGAGCGCCTCGCCGTCCGCCTCGGCCACGACAAGGCCAAGCCGCTCCACTGGCTCTCCGGCAACTTCGCCCCCGTCCGCGACgagaccccgcccgccgccggcctCCCCGTCCGCGGCCACCTCCCG GAGTGCTTGAATGGAGAATTTGTTAGGGTGGGGCCTAATCCGAAGTTTGTCCCTGTTGCAGGGTATCATTG GTTTGATGGGGATGG AATGATCCATGCAATGCGTATTAAAGATGGGAAAGCTACATATGTATCAAGATACGTGAAGACTTCTCGCCTCAAGCAAGAAGAGTATTTTGGTGGAGCAAAGTTTATGAAG ATTGGAGATCTAAAGGGCTTTTTTGGATTGTTTATGGTTCAAATGCAAGCACTTAGGAAAAAACTGAAAATCCTGGATGTTACTTATGGATTTGGGACAG CTAATACCGCACTTATATATCATCATGGCAAACTCCTGGCCCTGTCAGAAGCAGATAAACCCT acgttgttaaggtccttgaagatGGAGACCTGCAAACTCTTGGGTTGTTGGATTATGACAAGAGGTTGAAACATTCTTTCACTGCTCATCCCAAGGTTGATCCATTTACAG ATGAAATGTTCACCTTTGGGTACTCGCATGAACCTCCTTATTGTACATACCGGGTCATCACCAAGGATGGAGTTATGCTTGATCCTGTGCCAATAACAATACCAGAGTCTGTAATGATGCATGACTTTGCAATCACAGAGAACTATTCCATATTTATGGACCTGCCTTTGTTGTTTCGACCAAAG GAAATGGTGAAGAATGGTGAATTCATCTACAAGTTCGACCCTACAAAGAAAGGTCGTTTTGGCATACTCCAGCGTTATGAAAAGGATGAAAAAACCATCAGATGGTTTGAACTTCCCAATTGCTTCATTTTTCACAATG CTAACGCTTGGGAAGAGGGCGACGAAGTTGTTCTGATTACCTGCCGCCTTGAGAACCCAGATCTGGACAAGGTGAACGGTACCCAAAACGAGAAGCTTGAGAACTTCGGGAATGAGCT GTATGAGATGAGATTCAACATGAAAACCGGCGCTGCTTCACAGAAGCAACTGTCGGTCGCTGCTGTAGACTTCCCTCGAATCAACGAGAGCTATACCGGCAG GAAGCAGCGGTACGTGTACTGCACGATACTCGACAGCATAGCGAAGGTGACTGGCGTCATCAAATTCGACCTGCACGCCGAGCCAGAGAGCGTCAAGAAGCAGCTTGAAGTTGGGGGGAATGTGATGGGCATATATGACCTGGGACCTGGTAGGTTCGGCTCGGAGGCGGTCTTTGTGCCCAAGGAGCCCGGTGTGTCTGGGGAAGAAGATGACGGCTACCTGATACTCTTTGTGCATGATGAGAACACAGG GAAGTCTGAAGTGAATGTGATTGATGCCAAGACCATGTCTCCTGATCCGGTGGCGGTCGTCGAGCTGCCGAACCGGGTTCCTTACGGGTTCCACGCCTTCTTTGTCAACGAG GAACAACTGGTACATCAACAAGCAGAGGTGTGA
- the LOC119298721 gene encoding oleosin 18 kDa-like: MAEDHRRDRARQRRPGMLVVAALGALGLLALSGTVLAASVAGLAVAAPLLLLASPVLVPAALLAALTATGMTFSGSLAVGATALLSRLGSAVRRAAATPPDYVELGKRRVAEVAGEQTAHIDAGPAISPEQVARSRRPYGGSHAFISY, translated from the coding sequence ATGGCGGAGGACCACCGCCGTGACCGCGCCCGGCAGCGGCGGCCAGGCATGCTCGTGGTGGCAGCGCTCGGGGCTCTCGGCCTCCTCGCCCTCTCCGGCACGGTGCTGGCTGCCTCGGTCGCGGGGCTGGCCGTGGCGGCGCCGTTGCTCCTGCTCGCCAGCCCGGTGCTCGTCCCGGCAGCGCTGCTTGCCGCTCTGACGGCCACCGGCATGACCTTTTCAGGCTCGCTGGCCGTCGGGGCGACAGCGCTGCTGTCACGCTTGGGGAGCGCGGTGAGGAGGGCGGCCGCAACCCCGCCGGACTACGTCGAGTTGGGGAAGCGGCGGGTGGCAGAGGTGGCCGGGGAGCAGACGGCGCACATTGACGCCGGACCGGCGATCAGTCCAGAGCAAGTGGCCCGCAGCCGCCGGCCATACGGTGGCTCTCACGCCTTTATCTCTTATTAA
- the LOC119296750 gene encoding probable nucleolar protein 5-1: MFADPSLANYGDIILVLFETPSGFAIFCFKEGYLKEPNTWQIFGEHFRTKGIVWLKEFQIFKDKSSAIDNCTGVSRELTEMISRCHHPCQKLAVGKPEYKTIIETSLPGVPCLFDETVMEVMWGLKHLMHSLVPQEKLKLTKEDRLPMSQGLKMFLYHYGFDVKPELVNEQVVIAACLLLDAGLLVESHSEQLRWAAGKLKEVSGINPEGWSAMKTATALRIMFDPAETTNEEMEIFTEEEVSTLEMTCHKYEDIIYKDFGLKIHSELVEMREVKKDALGALGFLLGSSV; the protein is encoded by the exons ATGTTTGCAGATCCCAGCTTGGCCAACTATGGAGATATAATCTTGGTACTGTTTGAGACGCCCTCTGGCTTTGCAATTTTCTGTTTCAAGGAGGGCTACCTCAAAGAACCG AATACCTGGCAAATCTTTGGCGAGCATTTTAGGACAAAAGGG ATCGTATGGCTGAAAGAGTTTCAAATTTTCAAGGACAAGTCCAGTGCCATTGATAATTGTACTGGTGTTAGTAGGGAGCTTACTGAGATGATCTCGCGCTGTCACCACCCTTGCCAGAAATTGGCCGTTGGAAAACCTGAATACAAAACAATCATCGAAACAAGCTTG CCGGGTGTACCTTGCCTCTTCGACGAAACTGTGATGGAGGTGATGTGGGGCCTAAAACATCTCATGCATAGTTTAGTTCCCCAAGAAAAACTGAAGCTCACAAAGGAGGACCGCTTGCCAATGAGCCAAGGACTAAAAATGTTCCTGTATCATTATGGCTTTGATGTCAAACCGGAGTTG GTTAATGAGCAGGTTGTTATTGCGGCATGCCTCTTGCTTGATGCTGGATTGCTCGTGGAGAGCCACTCAGAACAACTGCGCTGGGCTGCTGGCAAGCTGAAGGAAGTGTCTGGCATTAACCCGGAAGGCTGGTCCGCGATGAAGACCGCGACGGCTCTGAGAATCATGTTTGACCCTGCAGAAACAACAAACGAGGAAATGGAG ATTTTTACTGAAGAAGAGGTATCAACGCTGGAGATGACTTGCCATAAATATGAAGACATTATTTATAAGGACTTTGGCCTCAAGATCCACAGTGAACTTGTGGAGATGCGTGAAGTTAAGAAGGATGCCCTGGGAGCACTGGGCTTCTTGCTTGGATCAAGCGTGTGA